From Vidua macroura isolate BioBank_ID:100142 chromosome 5, ASM2450914v1, whole genome shotgun sequence, the proteins below share one genomic window:
- the SPX gene encoding spexin: MKGLHKLPASALALFLAASFVAFSWSAPKAYFQRRNWTPQAMLYLKGAQGRRFIADESQRTDLYDRVQLETRSHNTSPLTLSEAAAVFLTSLQKAQEVEEENSEHPGYLTDSLLNW; encoded by the exons ATGAAG GGGCTGCATAAACTCCCAGCATCTGCCCTGGCCCTGTTCCTGGCAGCGTCCTTCGTCGCCTTCTCCTGGAGTGCCCCTAAG gCTTATTTCCAAAGGAGAAACTGGACTCCTCAGGCCATGCTCTATTTGAAGGGTGCAC AGGGACGTCGCTTCATCGCAGACGAGAGCCAGAGGACGGACCTGTATGACAGAGTGCAGCTTG AAACACGCAGCCATAACACAAGTCCTTTAACCCTTTctgaagctgctgcagtgtTCCTTACTTCCTTACAGAAAGCACAAGAAG tggaagaagaaaacagtgaaCACCCTGGCTACTTGACAGACAGTCTATTAAATTGgtga